A section of the Oncorhynchus gorbuscha isolate QuinsamMale2020 ecotype Even-year linkage group LG04, OgorEven_v1.0, whole genome shotgun sequence genome encodes:
- the LOC124034406 gene encoding RING finger protein 10-like: MLERKDALSLELGLNTSHRKETTMEKNPNSNANSNKVPPRSSSTGPTAGESKPKTDGKNNGSSKRYSRKREPSLPKSDSFPGPRRTNSQKSKNFDKRPTQRGEARQYGITGGGRREEVAECRRAEFSPAQFAGPKKISLNHLLNFTFEPRGGHGGLGGEKHSCWGRHNKWGHKHKPFNKELFLQANCQFVVTDDQDYKAHFTDPDTLVNWDCVQQVRIYSHEVPSCPICLYPPVAAHITRCGHIFCWPCMLHYLSLSDKSWSKCPICYESVHSDDLKSVVAMETRQYTVGDLITMRLMRREKGALVAMPTSQWVKVEEPICFGDVHLSPYSKLLLASQEQLLGLVAEEKFVLQAQLTLEEDAIVCFIQSALCNLQEREEALLKHQKACTKDNLELSSLTLADLPSPEEEVVTIFSSTKPVLQYSSAFDDEVAEVPEEDPEDAPGEEPVLLEGLLERVLEESTEASGDAAPEPQPAEENPPSQAETMRPQTSEHGPSYYFYQAEDCQQMFLHPVNVRCLLREYGSLEASPHTITATVVEIEGQTITEEIRRRHRYLAHLPLTCEFSICELALHPPTLSKETLDSFADDLEKRKRLRQKKARDEKRRERRIEMEENKMQGKYPEVHIGLENFQQFPAFGSPLHNGSPPVYPEFLLAPPSFLSSSPVSDGLMFPSLSGHSPVPSVGSVEDDSNCMSFAQMLRDGKARVDAGPWTTSKKVADSDGESDGESNRVPVPSFQNSFSQAFEEALLQHQGPTAPTQPLVIPEEKRGKKKKKQKLLFSTSMVHTK, encoded by the exons ATGGTAAGAATAATGGAAGCTCTAAGCGCTACAGCCGCAAGCGAGAGCCCTCCCTTCCCAAGAGTGACAGTTTCCCTGGTCCTCGTCGCACCAATTCACAGAAAAGCAAGAATTTTGACAAGAGGCCCACCCAGAGAGGTGAAGCCCGGCAGTATGGCATTACAGGTGGAGGAAGACGTGAAGAG GTAGCAGAGTGCCGCCGGGCCGAGTTCAGCCCGGCTCAGTTTGCTGGACCAAAAAAGATCAGTTTGAACCACTTGCTCAACTTCACGTTTGAGCCTCGTGGGGGCCATGGTGGTCTAGGAGGAGAGAAACACTCCTGCTGGGGCCGCCACAACAAGTGGGGCCACAAGCATAAGCCCTTCAACAAGGAGCTTTTCCTCCAGGCCAA CTGCCAGTTTGTGGTGACTGATGACCAGGACTACAAGGCTCACTTCACTGACCCAGACACTCTTGTGAACTGGGACTGTGTGCAGCAAGTG CGCATCTACAGTCATGAGGTTCCCTCCTGCCCCATCTGCCTCTACCCCCCTGTAGCGGCCCATATCACCCGCTGTGGCCACATCTTCTGCTGGCCATGCATGCTGCACTACCTGTCTCTCAGTGACAAGAGCTGGTCCAAGTGCCCCATCTGTTATGAGTCTGTACACTCTGATGACCTCAAAAG tgtggttgcgatggagaccaggcagtataCAGTTGGTGACCTCATCACCATGCGCCTAATGCGAAGGGAGAAGGGGGCTCTGGTGGCCATGCCCACCTCCCAGTGGGTGAAGGTGGAGGAGCCTATTTGCTTTGGAG ATGTGCACCTGAGCCCGTACTCCAAGCTGCTGCTTGCCTCTCAAGAGCAGTTACTGGGCCTGGTGGCTGAGGAGAAGTTTGTTTTGCAGGCTCAGCTCACCCTGGAGGAGGATGCCATAGTCTGCTTCATCCAGAGCGCCCTGTGCAATCTCCAG GAGCGAGAGGAGGCTCTGCTGAAGCACCAGAAGGCATGTACTAAGGACAACTTAGAGCTGTCAAGTCTCACTCTGGCAGACCTCCCCTCCCCTGAGGAGGAAGTAGTGACAATCTTCAGCAGTACCAAG CCGGTGCTGCAATACTCCTCTGCATTTGATGATGAGGTAGCAGAGGTTCCAGAGGAGGACCCAGAGGATGCGCCTGGTGAGGAACCAGTGCTCCTGGAAGGGCTCCTGGAAAGAGTGCTGGAGGAGTCCACTGAGGCCTCTGGGGATGCAGCTCCAGAGCCCCAGCCTGCTGAGGAGAACCCTCCCAGCCAGGCTGAAACGATGCGCCCCCAAACCTCAGAGCATGGCCCCTCCTATTACTTCTACCAAG CGGAGGACTGCCAGCAGATGTTTTTGCACCCAGTGAACGTGCGCTGTCTACTGCGCGAGTACGGCAGCCTGGAGGCCAGCCCTCACACCATCACTGCCACTGTGGTGGAGATTGAGGGGCAGACTATCACAGAG GAGATTCGCCGTCGACACCGCTACCTGGCTCACCTGCCACTCACCTGTGAGTTCAGCATCTGTGAGCTGGCCCTGCACCCCCCCACCCTGTCCAAAGAGACCCTGGACAGCTTTGCAG ATGACTTGGAGAAAAGAAAGCGTCTTAGACAGAAGAAAGCAAGGGATGAGAAGCGTAGGGAGAGGCGTATTGAGATGGAGGAGAACAAGATGCAGGGGAAAT ATCCAGAGGTGCATATTGGGCTGGAGAATTTTCAGCAGTTCCCAGCATTTGGATCACCACTTCACAATGGCAGTCCACCTGTGTACCCTGAATTTCTGTTAGCCCCTCCCTCATTCCTCAGCAGCAGCCCTGTCTCTG ATGGGCTGATGTTCCCCAGTCTGAGTGGACACAGCCCTGTGCCTAGCGTGGGCAGTGTGGAGGATGACTCTAACTGCATGTCGTTCGCTCAG ATGCTGAGAGATGGGAAAGCCAGGGTAGATGCTGGGCCATGGACCACCTCAAAGAAAG TGGCAGATagtgatggagagagtgatggagagagtaaCCGGGTCCCAGTTCCCAGCTTCCAGAACTCTTTCAGCCAGGCCTTCGAGGAGGCACTCCTGCAGCACCAAGGTCCAACTGCTCCAACCCAGCCGTTGGTCATCCCTG aggaaaagagagggaaaaagaagaagaaacagaaGCTTCTATTCAGCACCTCCATGGTTCACACAAAGTAG